One segment of Streptomyces sp. NA02950 DNA contains the following:
- the gvpO gene encoding gas vesicle protein GvpO yields MAERERRTSTDAPGRGERTGRRSRDPGPEEAAGQARERLAALISHPPEGVSAVCRVEDGWRVSVDVLEVPRIPDTTSLLATYEVNLDGHGELREYRRVRRYRRGAADDC; encoded by the coding sequence ATGGCAGAGCGAGAGCGCCGTACGTCCACCGACGCGCCGGGCCGAGGCGAGCGGACCGGCCGACGCTCCCGGGACCCCGGTCCCGAGGAGGCGGCCGGACAGGCCCGCGAACGGCTCGCCGCCCTGATCTCCCACCCGCCCGAGGGAGTCTCCGCGGTGTGCCGGGTCGAGGACGGCTGGCGGGTGAGCGTGGACGTCCTGGAGGTGCCGCGGATCCCCGACACCACGAGCCTGCTGGCCACGTACGAGGTGAACCTCGACGGCCACGGCGAGCTCCGCGAGTACCGGAGGGTCCGCCGCTACCGGCGCGGCGCGGCCGACGACTGCTGA
- the gvpJ gene encoding gas vesicle protein GvpJ has translation MVATYTDEVVVIPRAGTLYDVMELILDRGMVIDVFIRVSLVGIEILKIDARIVVASVDTYLRFAEACNRLDLEYDRSKTVPELFGGGGGAGGVAAGVGKRKAKKAVGSVGEKVKKAVGAGDDGDEADDDEHDERDERHERHAYEESRPRRRPASRSRRRSEED, from the coding sequence ATGGTCGCCACCTACACCGACGAGGTCGTCGTCATCCCGCGCGCGGGCACGCTCTACGACGTCATGGAACTCATCCTCGACCGCGGCATGGTGATCGATGTCTTCATCCGGGTCTCCCTGGTGGGCATCGAGATCCTGAAGATCGACGCCCGGATCGTGGTCGCGAGCGTGGACACCTATCTGCGCTTCGCCGAAGCCTGCAACCGCCTGGACCTGGAGTACGACCGCAGCAAGACCGTGCCCGAGCTGTTCGGCGGCGGGGGCGGCGCCGGGGGCGTGGCCGCGGGCGTGGGCAAGCGGAAGGCCAAGAAGGCGGTCGGGTCGGTGGGCGAGAAGGTCAAGAAGGCCGTCGGCGCCGGTGACGACGGCGACGAGGCTGACGACGACGAGCACGACGAGCGCGACGAGCGCCACGAGCGCCACGCGTACGAGGAGTCCCGTCCCCGGCGCCGCCCCGCGAGCCGTTCCCGCCGCCGTTCCGAGGAGGACTGA
- a CDS encoding GvpL/GvpF family gas vesicle protein — protein sequence MAAAPQPAPPEAPGGVYVYGVVRAGHPVPPGRTGVGGLPGAVRTLPAGELAAVVSDAPDRLRAKRRDLLAHQDLALALAADGPVLPMRFGMVAPDEESVRRQLESSQGDCLTALRRVEGRVEMNVKVSPAQGDLESLVREDPEVGRARAAARGAPGYEASVRLGEAVARGLTRRAAAVAAGVVAELSALAEARVAGPEVPGCVLNASFLLPRSATGRFGGAVERLAARYGARVELRLTGPLPCYSFVEGAWGS from the coding sequence ATGGCCGCCGCCCCGCAGCCCGCGCCCCCGGAAGCGCCGGGGGGTGTGTATGTCTACGGCGTCGTCCGCGCCGGTCATCCGGTGCCGCCGGGCCGCACCGGGGTCGGTGGGCTCCCCGGTGCGGTCCGTACGCTGCCCGCCGGGGAGCTGGCCGCCGTCGTCAGCGACGCCCCGGACCGGCTGCGCGCCAAGCGCCGCGATCTCCTCGCCCACCAGGACCTGGCGCTGGCCCTGGCGGCGGACGGCCCGGTGCTGCCGATGCGGTTCGGGATGGTCGCCCCCGACGAGGAGTCGGTGCGGCGGCAGCTGGAGTCCTCGCAGGGCGACTGCCTGACCGCGCTGCGGCGGGTCGAGGGCCGCGTCGAGATGAACGTCAAGGTGAGCCCGGCCCAGGGCGATCTGGAGTCGCTGGTGCGCGAGGACCCGGAGGTGGGCCGCGCCCGGGCCGCCGCCCGCGGTGCCCCGGGCTACGAGGCCAGTGTGCGGCTCGGCGAGGCCGTGGCGCGGGGGCTGACCCGCCGGGCCGCGGCCGTGGCGGCCGGGGTGGTGGCCGAGCTGTCCGCCCTGGCGGAGGCGCGGGTGGCCGGGCCGGAGGTGCCCGGCTGTGTCCTCAACGCCTCCTTCCTCCTCCCTCGGAGCGCCACCGGGCGCTTCGGCGGCGCCGTGGAGCGGCTGGCGGCCCGGTACGGGGCCCGGGTCGAGCTGCGGCTGACCGGACCGCTGCCCTGCTACAGCTTCGTGGAGGGCGCATGGGGCTCCTGA
- a CDS encoding gas vesicle protein GvpG: protein MGLLTEVVLLPLAPVRGVVWVAEQLRDAAERQLSDPAVVRARLAALNEALESGEIGSEEFEREEDRLLDLLERPASAGPSAARRP, encoded by the coding sequence ATGGGGCTCCTGACCGAGGTCGTACTGCTGCCGCTGGCACCGGTGCGGGGCGTGGTGTGGGTCGCGGAGCAGCTGCGGGACGCCGCGGAACGCCAGCTCAGCGATCCGGCGGTGGTGCGTGCCAGGCTCGCGGCGCTCAACGAGGCGCTGGAGTCCGGGGAGATCGGCTCCGAGGAGTTCGAGCGCGAGGAGGACCGGCTGCTGGATCTGCTGGAGCGGCCGGCCTCCGCCGGCCCGTCGGCTGCGAGGCGGCCGTGA
- a CDS encoding GvpL/GvpF family gas vesicle protein: MTATRSTLTYVFAVCRPSGPEARTALGGLTGVGPPAPVRTLAAGPLTAVVQDVPAADYAEEALRQRLSDRAELERCARAHHEVITAAMAAAPTVPLPLATLYRGDERAREALREREDSLLAALTRITGRVEWGVKVYALAGQPTDPAAAPGAAAASGRAYLEQIRGRQRGREERRGAALRAAERVDTVVRGLAVATRRLRPHGAEVTGPRRTHVLNAAYLVDRGRERQVRAALASLRRDETAVEIELSGPWAPYSFADGGAAS, translated from the coding sequence ATGACGGCGACCCGATCCACCCTCACCTATGTCTTCGCGGTCTGCCGCCCCTCCGGACCGGAGGCGCGGACCGCGCTCGGCGGGCTCACCGGGGTCGGCCCGCCCGCCCCGGTCCGTACCCTCGCGGCGGGCCCGCTGACCGCCGTGGTCCAGGACGTCCCGGCCGCCGACTACGCCGAAGAGGCCCTGCGGCAGCGGCTGTCCGACCGCGCCGAGCTCGAACGCTGCGCCCGCGCCCACCACGAGGTGATCACGGCGGCCATGGCCGCGGCCCCGACCGTCCCGCTGCCGCTGGCCACCCTCTACCGCGGTGACGAACGGGCCCGGGAGGCCCTGCGCGAGCGCGAGGACTCCCTGCTCGCCGCCCTCACCCGGATCACCGGCCGGGTCGAGTGGGGGGTGAAGGTCTATGCCCTCGCCGGACAGCCCACCGATCCCGCGGCCGCCCCCGGCGCCGCGGCGGCCAGTGGCCGCGCCTATCTGGAACAGATCCGCGGCCGTCAGCGCGGCCGGGAGGAGCGCCGGGGCGCGGCGCTCCGGGCCGCCGAGCGGGTGGACACCGTCGTCCGGGGCCTCGCCGTGGCCACGCGGCGGCTGCGGCCGCACGGGGCCGAGGTGACGGGCCCGCGCCGCACCCATGTGCTCAACGCGGCGTATCTCGTGGACAGGGGGCGGGAGCGGCAGGTGCGCGCCGCGCTCGCCTCGCTGCGCCGGGACGAGACGGCCGTCGAGATCGAGCTGTCCGGCCCCTGGGCCCCCTACTCCTTCGCCGACGGAGGTGCCGCGTCATGA
- a CDS encoding gas vesicle protein, with protein MTVAAWGSVPAEAHGPIGVPLVDLLDRVLATGVVVSGDLVIAIAEVPLVRLSLHALLSSVNERVPAPWTDAGPL; from the coding sequence ATGACCGTCGCCGCCTGGGGGTCGGTCCCCGCCGAGGCCCACGGCCCCATCGGGGTACCGCTGGTGGATCTGCTGGACCGGGTGCTGGCCACCGGGGTGGTGGTCAGCGGCGACCTGGTCATCGCCATCGCCGAGGTCCCCCTCGTACGGCTGTCCCTGCACGCCCTGCTGTCATCGGTCAACGAGCGCGTCCCCGCGCCGTGGACCGACGCGGGCCCGCTGTGA
- a CDS encoding gas vesicle protein: MTELDTVWEAPVPTGPTTSNLADILERVLDKGIVIAGDIKIDLLDIELLTIRLRLFVSSVDTARKAGIDWWETDPALSSRAAHDALAAENAELRERLRAIESGESGTSGEPGESGESGESNGADRSGT; encoded by the coding sequence GTGACCGAACTCGACACGGTGTGGGAGGCGCCGGTGCCCACCGGGCCGACCACCTCCAACCTCGCCGACATCCTGGAACGCGTCCTGGACAAGGGCATCGTGATCGCCGGGGACATCAAGATCGACCTGCTGGACATCGAACTGCTGACCATCCGGCTGCGGTTGTTCGTCTCGTCCGTCGACACCGCGCGCAAGGCGGGGATCGACTGGTGGGAGACCGACCCCGCGCTGTCCTCCCGCGCCGCGCACGACGCCCTCGCCGCGGAGAACGCGGAGCTGCGCGAGCGGCTGCGGGCGATCGAGTCCGGCGAGTCCGGCACGTCCGGTGAGCCCGGTGAGTCCGGTGAGTCCGGTGAGTCCAACGGGGCCGACCGGAGCGGCACATGA
- a CDS encoding gas vesicle protein K: MSGARVDLDQEAMGRDLVALVLTVVELLRQLMERQALRRIDAGGLADEQVERIGTTLMLLDRRMAELRDQHGLKPEDLNLDLGPLGTLLPRD, translated from the coding sequence GTGAGCGGCGCCCGGGTCGACCTCGACCAGGAGGCGATGGGCCGCGATCTGGTGGCGCTCGTCCTCACCGTGGTGGAACTGCTGCGCCAGTTGATGGAACGCCAGGCGCTGCGCCGGATCGACGCGGGCGGTCTCGCCGATGAGCAGGTGGAACGGATCGGCACCACGCTGATGCTGCTGGACCGGCGGATGGCGGAGCTGCGCGACCAGCACGGCCTGAAGCCGGAGGACCTCAATCTCGATCTGGGGCCGCTCGGCACCCTGCTCCCCCGGGACTGA